One stretch of Kiritimatiellaceae bacterium DNA includes these proteins:
- a CDS encoding DUF2065 family protein has product MSELSIAALLIGLLALTGGTISLLSPARIRAGVAAFPRSVWPGRILAAIDLIWAAYELSLMHLGMFDAWKVHLYWMTPIAIFLCVKYLDELLSPRALGGFLLLVAGPVLDAARWHPSDWRLIVTTFAYLWILLGLTFLLSPWWFRRIAVKLTGSGDNAVRITGAIKAAVGLGLIALALLVY; this is encoded by the coding sequence ATGTCTGAACTTTCTATCGCCGCCTTATTGATCGGTCTGCTGGCTCTGACCGGCGGAACAATTTCTCTGCTGTCGCCGGCACGAATCCGCGCTGGCGTGGCGGCTTTCCCGCGCAGCGTATGGCCGGGGCGCATTCTGGCTGCCATCGATCTGATCTGGGCCGCTTATGAACTTTCGCTGATGCACCTCGGCATGTTCGATGCCTGGAAAGTTCACCTCTACTGGATGACGCCGATTGCGATTTTCCTGTGCGTCAAATATCTCGACGAGCTGCTTTCTCCTCGTGCCCTCGGCGGATTTCTGCTGCTGGTCGCCGGGCCGGTGCTGGATGCCGCGCGCTGGCATCCGTCGGACTGGCGGCTGATTGTCACGACCTTTGCCTATCTCTGGATTCTGCTCGGACTTACCTTCCTGCTTTCGCCGTGGTGGTTCCGCCGGATTGCCGTCAAGCTTACCGGCTCCGGCGATAACGCGGTACGGATCACCGGCGCGATTAAAGCGGCGGTCGGCCTCGGACTGATCGCTTTGGCTCTGCTGGTTTACTGA
- the mutL gene encoding DNA mismatch repair endonuclease MutL, with protein MNQHIQMLPDHVINKIAAGEVIERPASVMKELVENAIDAGATQVDVEVVQGGSQLIAVSDNGSGMNRDDALLSIERHATSKIRTAEEVEAVSTLGFRGEALSSIAAVSRFTLITRPAAELSGTQILISGGKLQDVLDAGCPPGTRFEIRNLFFNVPARRKFLRTEATELAQIRQLFAVYALAHPETGLTFNSDGREVYNLPGGSSLADRITALYSSSFLSHLRQLDFATDEVKISGFAGLPQTGRSDRSDQYVFINGRPASAPVIYHALNEAYHAVLARGRYPSAFIFITVPPALVDVNVHPAKKEVRFRHPAVVRDAVIAAVQKALALEAPEAERREPAFKFEAPRPAPAVHKQHELDIKNQRTEDREQKTENPSRNTNPLSSVVRPPSSSSSSPWKWCRVLGQAGGMYAVLETEEGIVLMDPQAAHERVLFEKFMHDLTAGKPLRQGLLTPEAIELMPADAEALRRHLPVLDEMGFGISDFGQDTFIVDALPVHLQSGSPIVILSGIARAMEKTGATSRATREALRETVAQAACRTSVKAKDPLSTAAIERLVEDLAKTEMPYTCPHGRPTLIFTSFTELNRKFGRS; from the coding sequence ATGAATCAGCACATCCAGATGCTTCCGGATCATGTGATCAATAAGATCGCGGCGGGAGAGGTGATCGAGCGGCCCGCTTCGGTGATGAAGGAGCTGGTCGAAAATGCGATCGATGCCGGTGCGACGCAGGTGGATGTAGAGGTCGTACAGGGCGGAAGTCAGCTGATTGCCGTTTCCGATAACGGCTCCGGCATGAACCGCGACGACGCGTTGCTTTCCATTGAGCGCCACGCGACCAGTAAAATCCGCACCGCCGAAGAAGTGGAAGCGGTTTCAACTCTTGGGTTCCGCGGCGAGGCGCTTTCGTCCATCGCCGCCGTGTCACGCTTTACGCTGATTACGCGGCCCGCCGCAGAACTCAGCGGTACACAAATCCTGATCAGCGGCGGAAAGCTTCAGGACGTGCTCGATGCCGGCTGTCCGCCCGGCACACGGTTTGAGATCCGTAATCTTTTTTTCAACGTCCCGGCGCGGCGCAAATTTCTGCGCACCGAAGCGACCGAGCTGGCGCAAATCCGCCAGCTTTTTGCGGTCTATGCGCTGGCGCATCCGGAAACCGGACTCACGTTCAATTCCGACGGGCGCGAAGTCTATAATCTGCCCGGCGGCTCATCGTTGGCCGACCGCATCACCGCGCTATACAGCTCGTCGTTTCTAAGCCATCTGCGCCAGCTCGATTTCGCGACGGATGAGGTGAAAATTTCCGGCTTTGCCGGACTGCCGCAGACCGGAAGATCGGATCGTTCCGATCAGTATGTCTTCATCAATGGCCGCCCGGCTTCCGCGCCGGTGATTTATCATGCGCTGAACGAAGCCTATCACGCTGTGCTGGCACGCGGACGGTATCCATCGGCGTTTATTTTTATCACCGTGCCGCCTGCGCTGGTGGACGTAAATGTGCATCCGGCAAAAAAGGAAGTGCGCTTCCGGCATCCTGCTGTGGTACGCGATGCAGTGATCGCGGCGGTGCAGAAAGCGCTGGCACTGGAAGCGCCGGAAGCCGAACGGCGCGAACCGGCATTCAAGTTTGAGGCCCCGCGCCCCGCGCCGGCAGTTCATAAGCAGCATGAACTGGATATTAAAAATCAGAGGACAGAAGACAGAGAACAGAAGACGGAGAATCCAAGCAGGAATACCAACCCTCTGTCCTCCGTCGTCCGTCCTCCGTCCTCAAGCTCCTCTTCCCCCTGGAAATGGTGCCGCGTGCTGGGGCAGGCAGGAGGAATGTATGCCGTGCTCGAAACGGAAGAGGGCATTGTGCTGATGGATCCGCAGGCGGCGCATGAGCGGGTGCTGTTTGAAAAATTCATGCACGATCTCACCGCCGGAAAGCCGCTGCGGCAGGGACTGCTGACACCGGAGGCAATTGAACTGATGCCAGCGGATGCCGAAGCACTGCGCCGTCATTTGCCGGTTCTCGACGAAATGGGATTCGGAATTTCGGACTTCGGACAGGATACCTTTATCGTCGATGCGCTTCCGGTTCACCTGCAGAGCGGCTCGCCGATTGTGATTCTCAGCGGTATTGCGCGGGCGATGGAAAAAACCGGTGCGACATCGCGGGCGACGCGCGAGGCTTTGCGCGAAACGGTGGCACAGGCCGCCTGCCGTACGTCGGTTAAAGCGAAAGACCCGCTTTCGACTGCGGCGATTGAACGGCTGGTGGAAGATTTGGCGAAAACGGAAATGCCGTACACCTGTCCGCATGGACGTCCAACGTTGATTTTCACCAGCTTCACCGAACTCAACCGCAAGTTCGGACGGTCTTAA
- a CDS encoding ketose-bisphosphate aldolase, whose amino-acid sequence MIVTTKELFKHAYGKYAIGAYNINNAEQVMGLFRGCMESKAPFIVQLSKGARSYTDKRMLEAMLRAADEIFPDAIFAVHLDHGDEKTCMDCIESGFYSSVMIDASHESFDENIAICKRVADAAHAKGLVVEAELGQLGGVEEHVSVSEADAKLTNPEQAKEFVQRSGVDSLACAIGTSHGAFKFSGSQGLHFDVLEEIQKRLPGFPLVMHGSSSVPQDEVARINAAGGKMAGAKGVDEKQFLPAAKLGVTKINIDTDGRLVWCRVHREEFMKNPENFDLRPPGKVFMAEYAKYIAHKNTVLGSAGQLDSIRASLKK is encoded by the coding sequence ATGATCGTAACGACAAAAGAACTGTTCAAGCATGCCTATGGCAAATACGCCATCGGCGCTTATAACATCAACAACGCCGAACAGGTAATGGGTCTGTTCCGCGGCTGTATGGAAAGCAAAGCTCCGTTTATCGTGCAGCTTTCCAAAGGCGCCCGTTCCTACACCGACAAACGCATGCTCGAAGCCATGCTGCGCGCGGCGGATGAAATTTTCCCGGATGCCATCTTCGCGGTGCATCTCGACCACGGCGACGAAAAAACCTGTATGGACTGTATCGAAAGCGGTTTCTACAGCTCCGTCATGATTGACGCCAGCCATGAGTCGTTCGACGAAAACATCGCCATCTGCAAGCGCGTCGCAGATGCCGCTCACGCTAAAGGCCTTGTGGTTGAAGCCGAACTCGGCCAGCTCGGCGGCGTCGAAGAACACGTTTCCGTCAGCGAAGCCGACGCCAAACTGACCAATCCTGAACAGGCGAAAGAATTTGTTCAGCGCTCCGGCGTTGACTCGCTGGCCTGCGCCATCGGCACCTCGCACGGCGCGTTCAAATTCAGCGGCTCGCAGGGTCTGCACTTTGACGTTCTCGAAGAAATTCAGAAACGTCTGCCGGGCTTCCCGCTCGTCATGCACGGTTCCAGCTCGGTTCCGCAGGACGAAGTCGCCCGCATCAACGCCGCTGGCGGCAAGATGGCTGGTGCTAAAGGCGTCGACGAAAAGCAATTCCTACCTGCCGCAAAACTCGGCGTAACCAAGATCAACATCGACACCGATGGTCGCTTGGTCTGGTGCCGCGTTCACCGTGAAGAGTTCATGAAGAATCCTGAAAACTTCGACCTGCGTCCCCCGGGTAAAGTGTTCATGGCCGAATACGCCAAGTACATCGCCCACAAGAACACCGTTCTTGGCAGCGCCGGACAGCTCGACAGCATTCGCGCCAGCCTCAAAAAATAA